From Pseudarthrobacter equi, a single genomic window includes:
- a CDS encoding 3-oxoacid CoA-transferase subunit B, translating to MSVQSNETSLQTSETPLGRDDLARLVAKDIAPGSFVNLGIGQPTLVSNYLTEEQNITLHTENGMLGMGPAAVGDEIDGDLINAGKIPVTELPGASYFHHADSFAIMRGGHLDICVLGAFQVSATGDLANWHTGAPGAIPAVGGAMDLATGAKDVFVMMTLLTREGASKIVESCTYPLTGVGCVTRVYTDKAVFLTGPDGVTVRETFGTTLEELQELLPIPLKAAPAAGRRDPGAP from the coding sequence ATGAGCGTGCAGTCCAACGAAACGTCCCTCCAGACCTCCGAGACCCCGCTGGGCCGGGACGACCTCGCCCGGCTGGTGGCCAAGGACATCGCCCCGGGATCCTTCGTGAACCTCGGCATCGGCCAGCCCACCCTGGTGTCGAACTACCTCACCGAGGAACAGAACATCACCCTGCATACCGAGAACGGGATGCTCGGCATGGGCCCCGCAGCCGTTGGGGACGAGATCGACGGCGACCTGATCAACGCCGGCAAGATCCCCGTCACCGAACTCCCCGGCGCCTCGTACTTCCACCACGCCGACTCGTTCGCGATCATGCGCGGCGGGCACCTGGACATCTGTGTCCTGGGCGCGTTCCAGGTCTCCGCCACCGGTGACCTCGCGAACTGGCACACCGGGGCACCCGGGGCGATTCCCGCCGTCGGCGGTGCCATGGACCTCGCCACCGGCGCCAAGGACGTCTTCGTGATGATGACCCTCCTGACCCGCGAAGGCGCGTCGAAGATCGTGGAGTCCTGCACCTACCCGCTCACCGGCGTCGGCTGCGTCACCCGCGTCTACACCGACAAAGCCGTCTTCCTCACCGGCCCCGACGGCGTCACCGTCCGCGAAACCTTCGGCACCACCCTCGAAGAACTCCAGGAACTGCTCCCCATCCCCCTCAAAGCCGCGCCCGCCGCCGGACGCCGGGACCCGGGCGCACCCTAG
- a CDS encoding 3-oxoacid CoA-transferase subunit A yields MLNFVDSVREAVAGIQDGSTVMIGGFGNAGQPFELIDALLECGATGLTVVNNNAGQGDQGLALLIKEGRVRKMICSFPRQSDSWHFDAKYKAGEIELELVPQGNLAERIRAAGAGIGGFFTPTGYGTMLAEGKETRIIDGRGQVFETPIHADVALIKALKADGKGNLVYRKTARNFGPIMAAAAKHTIVQVSEIVPTGGLDPENIVTPGIYVNSVVRVAASTAEKVA; encoded by the coding sequence ATGCTGAATTTTGTTGATTCGGTCCGGGAGGCCGTGGCCGGGATCCAGGACGGCTCCACCGTGATGATCGGCGGGTTCGGGAATGCCGGGCAGCCGTTCGAACTGATCGACGCGCTCCTCGAATGCGGCGCGACGGGCCTGACGGTGGTGAACAACAACGCCGGGCAGGGCGACCAGGGCCTGGCCCTGCTGATCAAGGAAGGCCGGGTGCGGAAGATGATCTGCTCCTTCCCAAGGCAGTCCGATTCCTGGCACTTCGACGCCAAGTACAAGGCCGGGGAGATCGAACTCGAGCTGGTGCCGCAGGGCAACCTGGCCGAACGGATCCGGGCCGCGGGGGCCGGGATCGGCGGGTTCTTTACGCCCACGGGCTATGGCACCATGCTGGCTGAGGGCAAGGAAACCCGGATCATCGACGGCCGCGGGCAGGTCTTCGAAACACCCATCCACGCCGACGTCGCCCTGATCAAGGCGTTGAAGGCGGACGGGAAGGGCAACCTGGTGTACCGCAAGACCGCCCGGAACTTCGGCCCCATCATGGCCGCCGCCGCGAAGCACACCATCGTCCAGGTCTCCGAGATCGTGCCAACCGGCGGGCTGGACCCGGAAAACATCGTCACTCCCGGGATTTACGTCAACAGCGTTGTCCGCGTGGCAGCAAGCACAGCAGAAAAGGTGGCCTGA
- a CDS encoding thiolase family protein produces the protein MNQAFVYDAVRTPFGKFGSGLAGVRPDDLAAHVISESVKRAPGLDPERIDEVVFGNANGAGEENRNIARMGTLLAGLPVSIPGTTVNRLCGSSLDAAIIASRQVNAGDADLVLVGGAESMSRAPWVLPKTEKPYPAGDMTLASTTLGWRLVNKAMPKEWTISLGEATERLREKYGVTREAQDEFAAASHNLSAAAWDEGFYDNLVAPVPGTDLVRDEGIRAGSSAEKLAGLKTVFRAEGGTVTAGNASPLSDGASAAWVGSEAAVGLLGLDPLARIAGRGAHGNDPQFFGYAPVEAANKALAKAGIGWDQVGAVELNEAFAAQSLACINAWGIDPSIVNRHGGAIAMGHPLGASGTRILGTLARSLQASGERWGVAAICIGVGQGLAVVLENVTAGKA, from the coding sequence ATGAACCAGGCTTTTGTGTACGATGCGGTGCGCACTCCGTTCGGTAAGTTCGGCTCCGGCCTTGCCGGGGTCCGTCCGGATGATTTGGCTGCGCATGTGATCAGCGAATCCGTGAAACGGGCGCCGGGCCTTGATCCGGAGCGGATTGATGAGGTGGTGTTCGGCAACGCGAACGGTGCCGGCGAGGAGAACCGCAACATTGCCCGGATGGGCACGCTGTTGGCGGGCTTGCCGGTCTCGATTCCGGGGACCACGGTGAACCGGTTGTGCGGGTCGTCGCTGGACGCTGCGATCATCGCGTCCCGGCAGGTCAACGCCGGCGACGCCGACCTGGTCCTGGTGGGTGGGGCGGAGTCGATGTCCCGCGCGCCGTGGGTGCTGCCGAAGACGGAGAAGCCGTACCCGGCCGGGGACATGACCCTGGCGTCTACAACGCTGGGCTGGCGGCTGGTGAACAAGGCCATGCCGAAGGAGTGGACCATTTCCCTCGGCGAGGCCACCGAGCGGCTCCGCGAAAAGTATGGCGTGACACGGGAGGCGCAGGACGAGTTCGCCGCCGCCTCCCACAATCTGTCCGCCGCGGCGTGGGATGAGGGGTTTTACGACAACCTCGTCGCCCCGGTGCCCGGCACGGACCTGGTGCGGGACGAGGGCATCCGTGCCGGTTCGTCCGCCGAGAAGCTCGCCGGCCTGAAGACGGTGTTCCGTGCCGAGGGCGGCACGGTGACGGCGGGGAACGCGTCGCCGTTGTCCGACGGCGCCTCCGCGGCCTGGGTGGGCAGTGAAGCTGCCGTGGGGCTGCTGGGCCTGGACCCGCTGGCGAGGATCGCCGGGCGCGGTGCGCACGGCAATGATCCGCAGTTCTTCGGGTACGCACCCGTGGAGGCAGCGAACAAGGCCCTCGCAAAGGCGGGGATCGGCTGGGACCAGGTGGGCGCCGTCGAACTTAACGAAGCGTTCGCCGCGCAGTCCCTGGCCTGCATCAATGCCTGGGGCATCGACCCGTCGATTGTGAACCGGCACGGCGGGGCGATCGCGATGGGCCACCCGCTCGGCGCCTCCGGCACCCGGATCCTGGGCACCCTGGCCCGGTCCCTGCAGGCCTCCGGGGAGCGCTGGGGTGTTGCCGCGATCTGCATCGGCGTGGGCCAGGGCCTCGCCGTCGTCCTCGAAAACGTCACCGCTGGAAAGGCTTAG
- the pcaC gene encoding 4-carboxymuconolactone decarboxylase: MSGPGQPDPARNGVVQPGATSQDIYDGGMAVRREVLSDEHVDRANAAKDGFTEDFQDMITRIAWGGIWTRPGLTRQMRSAVTITAMVAHGHWEELAMHIRAALRNGLSRDEIKEILLQTAIYCGVPSANTAFKTAQQVFRDLDSIHEDPAGTGANPTPPN; this comes from the coding sequence GTGAGCGGCCCCGGACAGCCGGATCCGGCGCGCAACGGCGTGGTCCAGCCCGGCGCTACCAGCCAGGACATTTACGACGGCGGCATGGCCGTCCGGCGGGAAGTCCTCAGTGACGAGCACGTGGACCGGGCCAACGCCGCCAAGGACGGATTCACCGAGGACTTCCAGGACATGATCACCCGCATCGCCTGGGGTGGCATCTGGACGCGGCCCGGCCTGACCCGGCAGATGCGCTCCGCCGTCACCATCACCGCCATGGTGGCCCACGGCCACTGGGAGGAACTGGCGATGCACATCCGGGCGGCCCTCCGGAACGGCCTCAGCCGGGACGAAATCAAGGAAATCCTGCTGCAGACCGCCATCTACTGCGGAGTTCCGTCCGCCAACACGGCCTTCAAAACCGCCCAGCAGGTGTTCCGCGACCTCGACTCCATCCACGAAGACCCCGCGGGCACCGGCGCCAACCCCACCCCTCCCAACTAG
- a CDS encoding alpha/beta fold hydrolase, with protein sequence MAKPALKAALLSPQRPLGEHPLLLVGPSLGTSSILWNRAASLLGTDYDVVAWDLPGHGVSPAATETFDVAALADAVVDLADSIAPGENFHYAGVSLGGAVGLQLGIKHGARLKSLSVQNSGAKIGTPEGWLERAETVRTQGTPVMIQGSAERWFAPGFMDSQPELSSRLLHALRDADRFSYAFCCEALAAFDVRAELGSIRVPTQVIAGALDGVATPAMADEVATGIMDGGGTATAVTLEGVAHLAPAEAPAHVAELMRGLISWAESQVAAK encoded by the coding sequence GTGGCTAAGCCGGCACTGAAGGCAGCGCTGTTGTCCCCCCAACGACCCCTGGGCGAGCACCCCCTCCTGCTGGTGGGCCCGTCCCTGGGCACCTCCTCCATCCTCTGGAACAGGGCCGCATCCCTGCTCGGCACTGACTACGACGTAGTGGCCTGGGACCTGCCCGGCCACGGCGTCTCACCCGCAGCCACCGAAACGTTCGACGTCGCAGCCCTCGCGGACGCCGTGGTGGACCTGGCCGACTCCATCGCCCCCGGTGAAAATTTCCACTACGCCGGCGTCTCCCTGGGCGGCGCGGTGGGCCTGCAGCTGGGCATCAAGCACGGGGCACGGCTGAAAAGCCTGTCCGTGCAGAACAGCGGGGCCAAGATCGGGACGCCCGAAGGCTGGCTGGAACGCGCCGAAACCGTCCGGACCCAGGGCACCCCGGTGATGATCCAGGGCTCCGCTGAGCGCTGGTTTGCCCCCGGATTCATGGACAGCCAGCCGGAACTGAGCAGCCGGCTCCTGCACGCCCTGCGTGACGCTGACCGCTTCAGCTACGCGTTCTGCTGCGAAGCGCTGGCAGCGTTTGATGTCCGGGCAGAACTCGGCAGCATCCGCGTTCCCACCCAGGTGATCGCCGGTGCGCTGGACGGCGTCGCCACGCCGGCGATGGCCGATGAAGTCGCCACGGGAATCATGGACGGCGGCGGCACCGCCACGGCCGTGACCCTCGAAGGCGTCGCCCACCTGGCACCTGCCGAAGCCCCGGCCCACGTGGCCGAGCTGATGCGCGGGCTGATCAGCTGGGCCGAATCACAGGTGGCAGCCAAGTGA